The following nucleotide sequence is from Terriglobia bacterium.
GGCGGCGTTCATATGCGAGGCGCCGCCGTTCCACCACGGGCCATACCCATTGGTGGCCGACCGCCACGCTCGCTTCCGGTCTATACCAGCTCGCATCAGATTCTTCACCCGTGTATAAACGCGCTTCCATTGCCGCCACAGCAGGGTACGCAGCTTGCGCCTGATCCCGCCGTCGAGTTCTTCCAGCATCCCTTTGACTTCGGTGAGCCGGAAGTAGGCAACCCATCCCCGTACAACAGGATTAAGCCGCTCGATCGTCTTTTTCAAGCTTCCGCCACGCGCCTGCCGCAGCATCTTGCGGATTTTCTCCGTCAGACGTGTGCGACTTTGTTGCGCGATCTTCAGCTTCGGTTTCTTGTGCCACGTCATGCTGTAGCCCAGGAACTTCCGCTCCCATGGGTGCGCCACCGCGCTCTTGGCCGCATTGACCTGCAACTTCAGTCTTCGCTCCAGAAACGCCGTGACCGCTTGCATCACCCGCTCCCCTGTCCGCTTGCTGCCGACGTAAATGTTGCAGTCGTCCGCATAGCGGCAGAAGCCAAGCCCACGCCGTTCCAGTTCGTGGTCCAGATCGTCCAGCAGGATATTCGACAACAGCGGCGACAGTGGCCCGCCTTGCGGTGTGCCCTCCGTCCGCTGACTCGTTATCCCGCCTTCCATCAGTCCCGCCTCTAGATAGCGACGGATCAGCTTCAACACCCGGCCGTCCTTCACCTTGCGCGCCACCCGTGCCATCAGCACGTCGTGGTTTACTCGGTCGAAGAACTTTTCCAGATCAAGATCAACGACCCATCGCTTGCCTTCGGCAACGTAGCTTTGCGCCGCTTGCACGGCTTGGTGTGCGTTGCGTCCGGGACGAAAGCCATAGCTCGACGGGGAAAACTCCGGATCGAACAGCGGTTGCAGTACCTGATTGAGCCCCTGTTGAATCAGACGATCCAACACCGTCGGGATGCCCAGAGTGCGTACCCCGCCTTGCGGCTTCGGTATCTCCACCTGACGCACCGCCGCCGGCATATAATCGCCCGCCAACAGCGCCTGTCGTACGCTCGACCAGTGCGCCTGCAGCCAGGGCTTGAACTCAGCCACCGTCAGTCCATCGACTCCCGGAGCGCCTTCGTTCTTCACCACTCGCTCGTAAGCCCACTGCATGTTGCTGCGTTCCACCACGGCTTCCATCAGCCGCAGCGCCTCCGGTTTCGTTCGCCCAACAGCCGCCGTACC
It contains:
- the ltrA gene encoding group II intron reverse transcriptase/maturase, giving the protein MRADEAGACASRARAEEGRRNLSGAGSGAEAGTAAVGRTKPEALRLMEAVVERSNMQWAYERVVKNEGAPGVDGLTVAEFKPWLQAHWSSVRQALLAGDYMPAAVRQVEIPKPQGGVRTLGIPTVLDRLIQQGLNQVLQPLFDPEFSPSSYGFRPGRNAHQAVQAAQSYVAEGKRWVVDLDLEKFFDRVNHDVLMARVARKVKDGRVLKLIRRYLEAGLMEGGITSQRTEGTPQGGPLSPLLSNILLDDLDHELERRGLGFCRYADDCNIYVGSKRTGERVMQAVTAFLERRLKLQVNAAKSAVAHPWERKFLGYSMTWHKKPKLKIAQQSRTRLTEKIRKMLRQARGGSLKKTIERLNPVVRGWVAYFRLTEVKGMLEELDGGIRRKLRTLLWRQWKRVYTRVKNLMRAGIDRKRAWRSATNGYGPWWNGGASHMNAAYPKSRFDRMGLVSLRELQQRFPSTS